ACCGTCTCCCGGAGAGTTCGCCCTGAACCTGGCACAGGAAGAGGCAGACAGTGGTTTGCTGTGCTTCCTGAACTGACTTGCCATGTTTGATGCCACCACAATGCCACCgctctggctgctgcagcagctggctcACGttccccccagcccggcccattgtcttttttctcctttgttggCAGTTTTCCACAGCTTATTGTTTCCCAtgtgtgctgctggcagagaaGACTCACTGGAGCACACCCCAGCCACTTGCAAGACAATAGAAGGACCAGGACAAGCTTGCCATGGAGCCTGACTGGTTTGGTGCATTTGGGAAAGGATCAGGCCCTGTGAATCCACCCTGAGTGCCTCATACTGTTCTTGCCGAGAAGAGCCCACACATGCTGGAGTGTTTTTAAGCGCAGATAGGGCTAAAGATACCTGCCCCTCTCCCACCTATCACTCCTGCCCAATGTGGCGTGCAAGTTCTTAGGCGTGTGTTTGGGAAACAGCTACACATCAGAACATTCCCAAACCCGTATCTGGATCTGGCTTCTCCTGTGCAGGCGTCAGGGACAAAGCAGACAGCAGTGTCCCTTTCACCCTGCAGGTGCTGCCTCTATCCAAGCAGACTGAAAGGGGAAGACAAAGGGGAAAACTAGACCCATGCCTCCTCCTTGACGAAGGCATTTGAATTAGCAAGTTGGTCTAGGGCTTTTCTCAAATAGATCTGATCCTGCCACTGGGGACCTAAGCTCTGGTCAGTAATTCCCCAATTCCAGGTCCTTTCTATTCAGGATCTTCAGTGCCAAAACAAGTAACACAACATTTACCACTCGCTCCTGACCAGCTCCCTGACCTCCAGCCGTTCTCTCAGCCTGAAGGAGGCACATCATTTGTCCAACCATGCTGGAAATGTCCTCACCTCAGCAGGACTGGTCGTCCAGGGCACCCCACagcaggatcgagtgcaccagcttcttttctgcttttgctctcTCAAAAGCTTGTGTGAAGGGAAGATAGGAGACCTGGAGGCAGAGAGACGGCTTGAGAAACAGACGCAGAACAGCCCACCTCAAAAACGAGCAGGGTCTGAAGGAACCAGACCTGCCACATCCCACAGGTGACACACACAGTTAAATCTGCAGTAGATCCTGCAGATTAAAGCAAATGACAACCGCGGTGCTCTCCTCAGGGACAACTTCATCTCCTGGTGAGGTTGTAGTGAGTCCCTCACAGCTTGTGGGCTGCTACCGGCACCTGCAGAGCCCCATCCTTACACACTGCAGAGAGCATCTGCACAACTGCGAGCGGGCTGTCTGCAAACACACCTCAGCAGTCTGGGAAATCTGGCCTCGAAGTATTTATTACAAAACCTCACTGAAACGGCCTAAAAACTGGTTGTGAGGGACCCTGCACAGAGATTGTTCCAATCGCTCAAACGAAGGGAACTTTATTAACATCTTGGCAGCTGAAAGGGACATTTGTAAGCTCAGGCGCAAGGAGGCAGCCACTGAAATGTGTCCCTTCAGCCAAGGAAGCAGTGACAGGCAGTAGCCATCTGCTCCACAGGCTACTGGCATGTTAAATAGTTTGGGTCACCCAATGCTATAAATTTGTGTCTCACTGCAGGATGCAGAGGCACAGGCGTATTGTGTGTTTTCTGCTGATAAGGAAAGCTTGGTCCAAAGGTAGCTGAACGTTGCAAAAGTAACGCCAGAGGAAAACCATTTGTAAGCAGTGCGATTACCTGCCTTGCTCAGAAATCGTGTCGGCAGCTACTGAtaagaggaaggaaggatgagCCTACATTTACAATACAAGCCTGGGATGCATGACATCTACGCTttgctcctgcctgtgctgctgtgcgACCCCAAATGGCCTTTCAGAGATGCTGTACTCCCTCATCTGGAAACTGGAAGTCCATCAAACCACACACGCAGTgcctgggagggagagggaccCTCCCACTATTATGAATGCTGATCAGGTTGTGGGCTCTGGTTTCTGCTGGTCCTCGAGGTGACTGGACATCTCAGTGAACGTGACTTGCCTCAAATAAACATGCCAAGGAAGAGCATGGCCCCTTCCTCACCTTCTTAAATGGATACATTGCCACTTCCAGCTTCTGGGCTGCCTCTTCCCAGGGGATTTCCTGCTGCCAGGTTATCTCTTCGAACACAAACTGAATGGGCTCCCCTGAGGGATCCCTGCTGTCAATCACATTTCCGTTCTCGTCATGGATCACAGAGGGGATTGAAGGCCCTGTTGACTCCAGCTCCATCTGcaggaggacaggctgagagttggaCATTGCAGACATCCCAATCCTGTTTTTTCTGTACTCCAGGACAGGATAAAGATGCAAAATAAGACTGTGCAGCTTCTAATGAAGATACAGCTTGATATACTGTCTCCTGGAGCTGCACTTCACCAGTTGCAGATGTGTTTTACTGGGGAATAGCAGGAAAGCAACTTCATTTCCTTCAGATACTGTCTGACTGTGCTCTAGATTGGAAATGCATGAGACCTGCTCACTCCATGTTCCCACCTTCCCAGTGCAGATTTTTCACTGTGGGACACCAGATCCTTAAAATCATTGGGACCTGCAGGGCTAGTTTGAAGCTCTTGCTCGTATCACCAGCAGAGCCCTGTGGCTAGCCACAAGAGGGTGCAACAGGGAAAGCTGTTCAGGACCCTCCTGAACAGTTCAGTGTTCTGGTACATCTGAAATTGTTTTGTAAGTctcttttcctgatttttgtcAATTATAAAGAAACACGGATCTACTTTAGGAGAAAATGGGACTGTTAAATTCAGGCATTCAAAATCCTGACTTATGTTTCTGTCCCAAGAGTGGGGATTACCACAAAATAGAGGAATAACCTCATGCAGTTTCAAGATTCAGCCACACTGTTGTTCATACACCCCTCTGGGCTTAGGGCCTGGATTCAGCTCCTAATCTTCACCCCCGCCTGTCAGACAACTTtctaaaaatggaagaagacaCATGATTCAAGGAGCTTAGGACTCAAcccacacagaaagaaaaaaaatgaagtatcaCAAGAACTGGCAATAGGGAGCCACACAGCTGCAGAGGACATAGACGCATCAACACAGATTACACTGTTATACCTAAATGTTCAAGAGAAAGCTCTGAAGAGCAGGGATAGCTGAGGTTATACAGCTTAGGGATAtggcagcagagatgctgcacacacacagaggactGAGAGTGACGACAGACCTGAGGCAGGTAACCGATATCCACTTCCATGTTGCTGCTTTCGCTCGCCCCATACAGCCACTCCATATCAACATTCAGAGACCTGCAAGGCGAACCCGGTATGTTCAGAGTCACCCAAGACTAAAACTGTGTATAGGGAACACCAAAAAATGAGACCATCCAATGCCTCCCCTTGCAGGGTCAGCACTGAAGCCTAGAGCCTCTGGCTCCTTGGAGATCACTGTGTTCCCTGCACAAGACCAGCAACACTAGATCCCTGCTGGATCAGGGCCCAGGCACCCACCCAACACTCTGGGCAAACGCGCTCACACCTTTGAGTACTGTcaaatgacagaagaaagagGTGTCTTTGCTACTCCTTCCTTCCCAGCACTTAACTTGCACAATCTGATCCtgctgaacttttaaaaatgtttttttggaAGGAGTTTCTGGCAGAGGCCTAAGTGTCTGCTTGCTGTAACAAATGTGCTGACAGAGCCATAGGGATTGAGTCACCAGGGTAATGTTATAATAGAATTTTCACTCCAGCCGTCATGGGCAAAGAGATTTGAAGCTTCTTTTCCCTGAAACACTTCCAGCTGCTTGCCAGAGAGCAGGAATGAGCTAGTGTGAAGCTATGCACACAAAACCTTAACCTGTGAAATACCAagcaaaaaatactttgaagcAAGAGCATCAGGCTTTGCTGAACTTCAGCGCTTTGAGCCAGGCACTGGGATTGCCAGGGGCTGCTCTCTAcaccctgcccctctccccccatccTCCAAGTACCGAGGGACAGCTACTGGTGAGTGAATCAGACCCTGAAATGGGTCAGGGATCCTCAGCGACTAGTAGAGATGCATTTGCCAGTTTTACAGACAACTGCAGAGCTCAATTCACTCAGATTTTCCAGGGACTTGGCTGAAAAGCACGAGCTCATCCATCACAGACACCCAAGGAGCCTTCTGCAAGCTTGCAACAGGTATCTGACATCTGCAAGTCTCTGCCACAGCCAGGGACTGTTGGGACAGGTCAAGGGGAGTAGTGCTTGCAGCAGTGCTACTAATGAAGAGGCTGCTGCCTGTCTCTAGGGCACTATCAGGCCAACTTAAACTCCCCATCACTGTGTGCCTGCCCATATGCCTGCGGGTACCTCCCTCTGAAGTGGTTTGGCACAGGACAGCTCAGACTTGGATGCTCAGTTGAAGCACATGCCAGTTGCAAACAGGTTGCGCAAGGATAACCATCCCCAACCCCACACTCCGCGTCCCCAGCAACCTCTGCCCTGCTTCTCCCCtgcccctcctctgcccttgtCCTTCCCTGCCTCTTGCAAGCCAGATGCCCCTCAGACCTGTTGATAAACAGAGCTATTGCTGAAAAATTGCATCAGAACCAGTTCAGGGAGCAACCGTATCTAAAGCATTGAGGACATGATGACCGTGACCACCGCTGGCAGAGAAGGATGTGTGGGGAAAACAGATAAGCAAACAGCAGAACTAGCCTGCCCAAAGCTCAGAGTGCAGATCTGCCTTCCCTGCATGGGCCAGGATGCCCACATACTGCAAGGGACAGGGCTGTCACTGCACTCGCACCTTCATATAAAAAGAGCCCACCAGCCTCCCGCCACGCACGGCCCCCAGTCCTGCACAGGGCCACTGGGTTCCGCTGGGCTTCCTTTACAACAATCCTCAAGTCTGTTCAGCACCcaggaagatggagaaaaagcTCTACCTGTTGTTGGGAACAAAGAGCTTAAACTCTCTGACATGGGAAGCATCCTTGGAGAGGATGATGTGACCTGTGAACTGGCCTGGGGAAAACCAGAAAGGGAAGTCTGGTGGCTCGTTCAGCTGGAACTCAGCGTGGAttctgaaatgagaaagaagcCATCAGCTGCAGTGCCGGGAGGAGAGAATGGATCATGCACTGCAGATGACAGCAGGGAGAAGTTATCTCCAGGCACCAGATATTATAAAGCTAAATTGGGGCAGACGTTCAGTTCAAAAACCTTTTCATGTCACACaatgaagagggaaaaagactGGAGCAGATCCCCTGGGTCAGGATCATCTCCAATATCGATGCCTTTTGGAACTGGGCAGTATGTGTCCATCCAGAAGGATGAATTGAATTATCATTCCTTGAAACACAGGAACAGACTAAGACCAACTCAGCCACCCTTTCAGCTTCATCAGGCAAATAAAACGTGCAGGTAACACTCCCAGTAAAACAAGAGAACGATTCTCCAGACTCTCCCCCTTGGAAAGGCACTCCACTGCCCCGATTAACCAAACTCTAACAAATTTCTTGGTAATCAGACTCTCCCCTTTCAGCCAGGGATAGCTCCAAACCAAGGGTGATTGAGAACAGCTGCTGTCCTGCATCTGGGCAAGAGTCCCTGCCTCACCAGGGACTCGGTGACACCAGAAGCACGGGTGCCCTCTTTGGGCATCAGCAAAGCATCACACACGGGCAAGAGCTGGCTGCGAACCACCCTCTTCCTCGAACTGCTTGAGAAGTGTCCCCAAACCCTCCTCTAACACCCCAAACCCCTGGCCTTACCTGAATGCTATGGTATAGTAGAAGGTGCTGATGGCTTGGATGCAGGCCACTGCTCCTTGGGGAGCAAAGCGGGTTTTGACGAAGGGGCGTGGGTGGAACATGCTCAAAAGCCTGTGGATTATGATCTAGAGAAAGAATTGTAAGAGAGCAAAAATGAGAACGGTTTCTCCACTGCAGGTCAGCTGCAGCTCCAAAGCAACTCCCCGCCAGATCAGGAAGGCAAGAGAACTGCTATGACTTAAAAATTAGCTCAGAGACTTACCTAATCACAAAACAAGGAGATAAAGCAAGagactgcttttaaaaataaatccatcttCCATGCTTTTTATGGTATTCCCCATGTTTGCAAGCTTCCATCACCCCAGTCAGTTGAATGTCTGAACTACAGTAAACTGATCTACGAGGCTGCCTCCATCAATGCTACTTAAGACTTTGAAAGAGTGGGTATGGAATCAATAAACACACCAGGCTGCGAAGGTATATCAACTAGGTGATCACTAACACCTACCCAGGCACCCCGGGGGAGAGCGATATACACGCCTGGCTTTACAAACTATGTATACACATCGTTTCACTTGTCAATGAAACGCTCACCTCTGGGGTGGCACTTGGCAACTGCTCCACAAGGCATGATCACTTCATACAAGTGCTTTCTGAATaaccctctcctctccctgtccgGGAAAGACTAGcctaaaaacccaaacacttaaACAAAGCAAGATGAAGTTACTCAAGTCAGCCTCATCTGGCCATAACACCCAGAGCTTTTGCCTGCTTTCAGTTTTACCTCCAATTTAGAAGACGGTACTCCTGGCTGTACGCTGCAGGATTTTTGCTCCCCTAGAAAGTCCAGGGAGACATAATGCAATAGCTTTGTCCCTCTAGGGATTCCTGAGATTCATCTGGGCTATAAGGCAGAACACTTATACAAACTAACTCTCAGGTGTATAGAAATTAGTTTCCTATCTCACCTCTTTGCCCTTGGGAGGCGGAGGGTAAAATCTGTTGTTGGAAAGATACCCAGTGAAGATGTTCAATTCGCTAGGAATTATCCACCACGGATCCCCAAGATCCAGTTTATTCTTTGGAGGAAGGAAGGCTTTAAACTGCCTGGCAAGCATCACGCTCAtaggggctgctggggcagtcCAATTCCTCAGCCCAGACAGAGCGACGTGAGAAATCTGTGAACAAAAGACATTATCAGAGCCTAGACCGGACTCTTGATGGATGTAAGTAGGCtttggagaaggggaaaaaaatctatcatattttaaattcttcctaCCACCCCAAACACCACCAAATAGTTCTGTCAACTTTCAATTATGTGAGTAACAGGAAATGGGAGAGAGGGGAACACACCACATAACACCACAGCTTTTGGGCTTAGCTCCAGGACAGCCATCTCTAATGTCTGCTTCAAGCTTCCCAGGAAGGGCGTATTAATTGGGGCACAGTGCTGCTGAGTgcactgaaaacactgaaacactgcagaaagcagTGAGCTTGCTCATTGAAGCAAATCCCACGGGCTTGAGCAAGACCATCTCTCCCTCCTAACGCGCTAGCACTTACTCCTGGTGATGTTACCAGCCCATAGGACGTGTTTATACCAGAATTTCTGGACATGCACATCTTGCACGATACCTACTCCCAAGAAACCATCTTTGCTCTTCGTCATTGTTTCCATGACCAAAGgctggaatttagccacaatGGACAACGTCTCCCCGCTTGGATCAGgcgtttcttcctcttcaaatTCTGAGATGGGAGCAACCCCTAGACAAAGAGACAAGAATTTAAGCAGctgtttcccctccctccccttttaAGCAATTGTGAAGCGATTACACATTTATCCTGGCAAATCCAGGAGCACTGGGAGTTTCCCAGCTGTCCCTATGCTGTGGCAGAATTCAGACCCAACCCAGAGACCAGCTTTGGCCGCATGAATTAAAGGGGAGCCCTCCTTTTAGTGGATGACTCCCTAAACCCTATGGCTCAGTTAAGCAGTCTCATTTCACCTGGGAGGGATCAGGACTCATGCTTTACCCAATTCATT
This genomic window from Grus americana isolate bGruAme1 chromosome 23, bGruAme1.mat, whole genome shotgun sequence contains:
- the SELENON gene encoding selenoprotein N, with amino-acid sequence MAGPGGAPPRLALVLAVLAALVAVKYYRDAEVARQQELALKSLGSEGLFLFSSLDTNNDLYLSPEEFKPIAEKLTGVAPISEFEEEETPDPSGETLSIVAKFQPLVMETMTKSKDGFLGISHVALSGLRNWTAPAAPMSVMLARQFKAFLPPKNKLDLGDPWWIIPSELNIFTGYLSNNRFYPPPPKGKEIIIHRLLSMFHPRPFVKTRFAPQGAVACIQAISTFYYTIAFRIHAEFQLNEPPDFPFWFSPGQFTGHIILSKDASHVREFKLFVPNNRSLNVDMEWLYGASESSNMEVDIGYLPQMELESTGPSIPSVIHDENGNVIDSRDPSGEPIQFVFEEITWQQEIPWEEAAQKLEVAMYPFKKVSYLPFTQAFERAKAEKKLVHSILLWGALDDQSCUGSGRTLRETVLESSPILALLNESFISSWSLVKELEELQTNRENEFYSKLADLHLEKYNFPVEMIICLPNGTVVHHINANYFLDITSMKPEDVESSIFSFSTNFEDPSTATYLQFLKEGLQRAKPYLQT